A window from Candidatus Schekmanbacteria bacterium RIFCSPLOWO2_02_FULL_38_14 encodes these proteins:
- a CDS encoding 50S ribosomal protein L7/L12 — translation MEETATTKEEVVKFIENMTVLELSKFVKELEEKFGVTAASAMPIGMQMSAAQPAEAKEEKTEFTVVLTSAGSNKIQVIKEVRAITGLGLKDAKDLVDGAPKTVKEGIAKAEAEEMKKKLEAVGATIELK, via the coding sequence ATGGAAGAAACGGCAACAACAAAGGAAGAAGTAGTTAAGTTTATAGAAAATATGACAGTTCTTGAGCTTTCAAAATTTGTTAAAGAGCTTGAGGAAAAATTTGGGGTAACAGCTGCTTCGGCAATGCCGATTGGAATGCAGATGTCTGCAGCCCAGCCTGCAGAGGCTAAGGAGGAGAAAACAGAGTTTACAGTGGTCTTAACAAGTGCCGGAAGCAACAAGATCCAGGTAATAAAAGAGGTGAGAGCAATTACAGGGCTTGGCCTTAAGGACGCCAAGGACCTGGTTGACGGAGCTCCTAAAACAGTAAAAGAAGGTATTGCAAAGGCAGAAGCAGAAGAGATGAAGAAAAAGCTTGAAGCTGTTGGAGCCACAATAGAGCTGAAATAG
- a CDS encoding 50S ribosomal protein L10, with amino-acid sequence MKRELKKEKIQYLKDRFNSASAGILSDYRGLTVKEVTELRRKLRKAGAELRVVKNTLADMASDGTDFSQIKEHFSGPTAVTLCFSDPVASAKILLDFSKVNPKLQLKAGVFEGSSLGISEIKELANTPPREVLLARMMASFNAPASGMVNVLGGVLRGFINVISAISDKKK; translated from the coding sequence GTGAAAAGAGAACTTAAAAAAGAAAAAATTCAATACCTGAAAGATCGTTTTAATTCAGCAAGCGCAGGTATTTTGAGTGATTATCGAGGGCTTACTGTTAAGGAGGTGACTGAGCTCAGAAGAAAGCTCAGAAAGGCAGGAGCAGAGCTCAGAGTTGTAAAGAACACACTGGCTGATATGGCTTCAGATGGGACAGATTTCAGCCAGATTAAGGAACATTTCTCAGGACCAACTGCTGTAACATTATGCTTTTCAGACCCTGTGGCATCTGCAAAGATTTTACTGGATTTTTCCAAAGTAAATCCAAAGCTTCAACTCAAGGCGGGGGTTTTTGAGGGGAGTTCTCTTGGCATTTCTGAGATAAAAGAGCTCGCAAATACTCCACCCAGGGAAGTTTTACTTGCAAGGATGATGGCTTCGTTTAATGCTCCAGCCAGCGGTATGGTCAATGTGCTTGGCGGAGTTTTAAGAGGTTTTATAAACGTGATTTCAGCAATCAGTGATAAAAAGAAATAA
- a CDS encoding 50S ribosomal protein L1, translating into MARAGKRYKSILETVDREKIYDIEKAFELARASAKAKFDESIDIAVNLGVDPKHADQMIRGTVVLPNGIGKKVRVLAIAKGEKEREAKEAGADFIGGEDIIKKIQDGWLDFDRVVATPDMMSSVGKLGKILGPRGLMPNPKTGTISFDIGRTVKEIKSGKIEFKVEKAGIVHCSVGKASFDVAKLVENFRAFINAVIRLKPASSKGKYIKKITVSSTMGVGVKIDTGQVMNIVK; encoded by the coding sequence ATGGCAAGAGCGGGTAAAAGATACAAAAGTATCCTGGAAACAGTAGACAGGGAAAAGATTTATGACATTGAAAAGGCTTTTGAGTTGGCAAGGGCTTCTGCAAAGGCTAAGTTTGATGAGTCAATTGATATAGCAGTAAATCTCGGAGTTGACCCGAAGCATGCAGACCAGATGATAAGAGGGACGGTTGTGCTTCCAAATGGTATTGGGAAAAAGGTCAGGGTTTTAGCAATTGCAAAGGGTGAGAAAGAGAGGGAGGCAAAAGAGGCAGGCGCTGATTTTATTGGCGGAGAGGATATCATTAAAAAAATTCAGGATGGATGGCTTGATTTTGACAGGGTTGTGGCAACTCCTGATATGATGAGTTCTGTAGGAAAACTCGGCAAGATTCTTGGTCCGAGAGGATTGATGCCAAATCCAAAAACAGGAACAATAAGCTTTGATATAGGAAGGACTGTAAAGGAAATAAAATCAGGCAAAATTGAATTTAAGGTTGAAAAGGCAGGAATTGTTCACTGTTCGGTGGGGAAAGCCTCATTTGATGTGGCTAAACTGGTGGAAAATTTCAGGGCTTTTATAAACGCTGTAATCAGGCTTAAGCCTGCTTCAAGCAAGGGGAAATATATAAAAAAGATAACAGTATCTTCTACAATGGGAGTCGGGGTTAAAATAGATACTGGGCAAGTTATGAATATAGTTAAGTGA
- a CDS encoding 50S ribosomal protein L11 has product MAKKKVLTQIKLQIPAGQANPSPPVGPALGQHGVNIMEFCKTFNAKTQALEPGIITPVEITVFSDRSFTFIVKTPPASILLKKAAGVAKGASDQLKQKVGKVTKAQIAEIAKLKLPDLNTTNIEAAIRTVEGTARSMGIQVQE; this is encoded by the coding sequence ATGGCTAAAAAAAAGGTATTGACTCAGATTAAATTACAGATTCCTGCAGGTCAGGCAAATCCTTCGCCTCCTGTTGGACCTGCACTTGGTCAGCACGGGGTGAACATTATGGAGTTTTGCAAAACCTTCAATGCAAAAACTCAAGCCTTGGAGCCAGGGATAATAACGCCGGTTGAGATAACCGTATTCAGTGACCGTTCTTTTACATTTATTGTTAAAACACCACCTGCTTCAATTCTTCTGAAAAAGGCTGCAGGCGTAGCAAAGGGTGCTTCAGATCAGCTTAAGCAAAAGGTTGGAAAAGTAACAAAAGCTCAGATAGCAGAGATAGCCAAGCTGAAGTTGCCTGACCTTAATACAACTAATATTGAGGCAGCTATAAGGACTGTAGAAGGTACAGCCAGAAGCATGGGGATTCAGGTTCAGGAATAA
- a CDS encoding transcription termination/antitermination factor NusG, translating to MAKKWYVVHAYSGYENKVKLAIEELIKKQTLLDKVSRVLVPSENVTNLRKGVRVTTSRKFFPGYVLVEMEMDDETWHIIKNIPKVTGFLGGSKNPSPLRNDEIDKILNQSVTGTSKSKLKDRFTKGEAVRVVDGPFESFSGVVEEANMEKEKIKVMVSIFGRSTPVEFEFLQVEKIT from the coding sequence ATGGCAAAAAAATGGTATGTGGTACATGCCTATTCAGGTTATGAAAATAAGGTCAAATTAGCTATTGAGGAGCTTATAAAGAAACAGACTCTTCTGGATAAGGTTTCAAGAGTGCTGGTCCCTTCTGAAAATGTGACCAATTTAAGAAAAGGGGTTAGAGTTACTACTTCAAGAAAATTCTTTCCCGGATATGTGCTTGTAGAGATGGAGATGGATGATGAAACATGGCATATCATTAAAAACATACCAAAGGTTACCGGGTTTCTTGGAGGCTCAAAAAACCCGAGTCCGTTAAGGAATGATGAGATAGATAAAATCTTAAACCAGTCTGTTACAGGAACGAGCAAATCCAAGCTTAAAGACAGATTTACTAAAGGTGAGGCAGTCAGGGTAGTTGATGGTCCTTTTGAAAGTTTTTCAGGAGTTGTAGAAGAGGCAAATATGGAGAAGGAGAAGATAAAAGTAATGGTATCAATCTTTGGAAGATCAACTCCTGTTGAGTTTGAGTTTTTACAGGTGGAAAAAATAACTTGA